One stretch of Anguilla anguilla isolate fAngAng1 chromosome 5, fAngAng1.pri, whole genome shotgun sequence DNA includes these proteins:
- the dhcr7 gene encoding 7-dehydrocholesterol reductase, which translates to MTAVEPTVVTQRRTKASANGEGPSDETRGQWGRAWEVDWFSLTSVVLLLCFAPFIVFYFIMACDQYQCSVTEPLLDLYAGKATLQSIWNRAPSFTWAAAKIYTIWVSFQVVLYMCVPDVTHKFLPGYMGGVQDGARTPAGLINKYQINGLQSWLITHTLWFANAYHFHWFSPTIIFDNWIPLLWCTNILGYAVSTFAFVKAYLFPTNVEDCKFTGNFFYNYMMGIEFNPRIGKWFDFKLFFNGRPGIVAWTLINLSYAAKQQELYGEVTNSMVLVNVLQGIYVLDFFWNEAWYLKTIDICHDHFGWYLGWGDCVWLPFLYTLQGLYLVYHPVQLSTINAVGVLLLGLVGYYVFRMTNHQKDLFRRTNGNCTIWGRKPAYIECTYSSADGQAHHSKLMISGFWGVARHLNYTGDLMGSLAYCMACGAGHLLPYFYIVYMTILLVHRCVRDEHRCQNKYGKDWKRYTDAVPYRLLPGIF; encoded by the exons ATGACTGCCGTCGAGCCCACGGTGGTGACCCAGAGACGCACCAAGGCCAGCGCCAATGGAGAGGGGCCTAGTGATGAGACTCGGGGCCAGTGGGGAAGAGCTTG GGAGGTGGACTGGTTCTCCCTGACCAGCGTGGTCCTGCTCCTGTGCTTTGCCCCCTTCATCGTTTTCTACTTCATCATGGCCTGCGATCAGTACCAGTGCTCTGTCACCGAGCCCCTCCTGGACCTGTACGCTGGCAAGGCCACCCTCCAGTCCATCTGGAACCGTGCCCCGTCCTTCACCTGGGCTGCCGCCAAGATCTACACAATCTGGGTGTCCTTCCAG GTGGTGCTTTACATGTGCGTCCCGGATGTCACTCACAAATTCCTGCCTGGCTACATGGGTGGAGTTCAGGATGGAGCTCGTACTCCTGCAG GGCTTATTAACAAGTACCAGATCAACGGTCTGCAGTCTTGGCTCATCACCCACACCCTGTGGTTTGCCAATGCCTATCACTTCCACTGGTTCTCCCCCACCATCATCTTCGATAACTGGATCCCCTTGCTTTGGTGCACCAACATCCTCGGCTATGCCGTATCCACATTTGCATTCGTCAAGGCCTACCTCTTTCCCACCAATGTAGAGGACTG CAAATTCACTGGGAATTTTTTCTACAACTACATGATGGGAATCGAGTTCAACCCCCGCATCGGGAAGTGGTTTGACTTCAAGCTCTTCTTCAATGGGAGACCAGGCATAGTGGCCTGGACACTCATTAACTTATCCTATGCTGCGAAACAGCAGGAGCTCTATGGTGAAGTGACAAACTCTATGGTTCTGGTAAATGTGCTTCAG GGGATCTACGTCCTGGATTTCTTTTGGAACGAGGCATGGTATCTGAAGACCATCGACATCTGCCACGACCACTTCGGCTGGTACCTGGGCTGGGGGGACTGTGTTTGGCTGCCCTTCCTCTATACCCTGCAG GGCCTGTACCTGGTCTACCACCCGGTCCAGCTGTCCACCATAAATGCTGTTGGGGTCCTCCTCCTGGGCCTGGTGGGCTACTACGTGTTCCGCATGACCAATCACCAGAAGGACCTCTTCCGCCGGACCAATGGCAATTGCACCATCTGGGGCCGCAAGCCAGCCTACATCGAGTGCACCTACAGCTCAGCAGACGGCCAGGCGCACCACAGCAAGCTAATGATTTCGGGCTTCTGGGGCGTGGCCCGCCATCTCAACTACACGGGTGACCTGATGGGCTCGCTGGCCTACTGCATGGCCTGCGGGGCAGGGCACCTGCTGCCCTACTTCTACATTGTTTACATGACCATCCTGCTGGTCCACCGCTGTGTGCGTGACGAGCATCGCTGCCAGAACAAGTATGGCAAGGACTGGAAACGCTACACCGATGCCGTACCGTACAGGCTACTGCCTGGTATCTTCTAG